The following are from one region of the Procambarus clarkii isolate CNS0578487 chromosome 52, FALCON_Pclarkii_2.0, whole genome shotgun sequence genome:
- the LOC123763577 gene encoding probable E3 ubiquitin-protein ligase DTX2 isoform X2, translated as MNTRRLFRSNRTNTSRNASNSSSTGSQPPAVVQLHEGAEGGSQNPEHASLSTVDKVSSPPDEICSICIVSLRHQSGFNEDIKHEDSPGNASCSQGSNGFGTVQLVRCKHIFHFVCVKEMVKASPKFLQCPYCKAIYGIRQGNQPQGSMKVEWAPYKFPGHPDCGTIIIKYSFKDGIQGPEHPNPGEPYRAHAFPRVAFLPDNTKGNKVLKLLQEAWKRRLIFTVGTSATSGLRDVIVWNDIHHKTEPSSNISGHGYPDEFYLDTVLMELEIAGVTDATTE; from the exons atgaataccagaaGATTATTCCGCTCCAATAGG ACTAATACATCCAGAAATGCGAGCAATAGTAGTAGTACCGGTAGTCAGCCTCCAGCTGTTGTCCAGCTGCATGAAGGTGCTGAGGGTGGTAGTCAAAATCCAGAACATGCTTCATTATCTACGGTAGACAAG GTATCATCACCTCCAGATGAAATATGTTCAATATGCATAGTGAGCCTAAGGCATCAGTCTGGTTTTAATGAGGATATAAAACATGAGGATTCTCCAGGGAATGCATCTTGTTCACAAG GGTCAAATGGTTTTGGTACTGTGCAGTTAGTCCGCTGTAAACACATCTTTCATTTCGTGTGTGTGAAGGAGATGGTTAAAGCTTCACCAAAGTTTTTGCAGTGTCCTTACTGCAAAGCCATATATGGAATTAGACAAGGCAACCAACCCCAAGGCTCTATGAAAGTTGAGTGGGCACCCTACAAGTTTCCAGGACATCCTGACTGTGGTACAATTATTATAAAGTATAG CTTTAAAGATGGTATTCAAGGACCAGAGCATCCTAATCCTGGAGAACCGTACAGAGCACATGCTTTTCCACGGGTTGCATTTCTTCCTGACAATACTAAGGGAAATAAG GTACTGAAACTGTTACAAGAGGCATGGAAACGGCGCTTGATCTTCACAGTGGGTACATCGGCCACCTCTGGGTTGAGGGATGTGATAGTTTGGAATGACATTCACCATAAAACAGAGCCCTCCTCTAATATCAGTGGTCATGGCTACCCAGATGAATTCTACCTGGACACTGTACTTATGGAACTGGAAATTGCTGGGGTTACAGATGCAACAACTgagtaa
- the LOC123763577 gene encoding probable E3 ubiquitin-protein ligase DTX2 isoform X1 yields the protein MNTRRLFRSNRTNTSRNASNSSSTGSQPPAVVQLHEGAEGGSQNPEHASLSTVDKLLADYTRQVSSPPDEICSICIVSLRHQSGFNEDIKHEDSPGNASCSQGSNGFGTVQLVRCKHIFHFVCVKEMVKASPKFLQCPYCKAIYGIRQGNQPQGSMKVEWAPYKFPGHPDCGTIIIKYSFKDGIQGPEHPNPGEPYRAHAFPRVAFLPDNTKGNKVLKLLQEAWKRRLIFTVGTSATSGLRDVIVWNDIHHKTEPSSNISGHGYPDEFYLDTVLMELEIAGVTDATTE from the exons atgaataccagaaGATTATTCCGCTCCAATAGG ACTAATACATCCAGAAATGCGAGCAATAGTAGTAGTACCGGTAGTCAGCCTCCAGCTGTTGTCCAGCTGCATGAAGGTGCTGAGGGTGGTAGTCAAAATCCAGAACATGCTTCATTATCTACGGTAGACAAG CTGTTGGCAGATTACACCCGCCAGGTATCATCACCTCCAGATGAAATATGTTCAATATGCATAGTGAGCCTAAGGCATCAGTCTGGTTTTAATGAGGATATAAAACATGAGGATTCTCCAGGGAATGCATCTTGTTCACAAG GGTCAAATGGTTTTGGTACTGTGCAGTTAGTCCGCTGTAAACACATCTTTCATTTCGTGTGTGTGAAGGAGATGGTTAAAGCTTCACCAAAGTTTTTGCAGTGTCCTTACTGCAAAGCCATATATGGAATTAGACAAGGCAACCAACCCCAAGGCTCTATGAAAGTTGAGTGGGCACCCTACAAGTTTCCAGGACATCCTGACTGTGGTACAATTATTATAAAGTATAG CTTTAAAGATGGTATTCAAGGACCAGAGCATCCTAATCCTGGAGAACCGTACAGAGCACATGCTTTTCCACGGGTTGCATTTCTTCCTGACAATACTAAGGGAAATAAG GTACTGAAACTGTTACAAGAGGCATGGAAACGGCGCTTGATCTTCACAGTGGGTACATCGGCCACCTCTGGGTTGAGGGATGTGATAGTTTGGAATGACATTCACCATAAAACAGAGCCCTCCTCTAATATCAGTGGTCATGGCTACCCAGATGAATTCTACCTGGACACTGTACTTATGGAACTGGAAATTGCTGGGGTTACAGATGCAACAACTgagtaa
- the Ssu72 gene encoding RNA polymerase II subunit A C-terminal domain phosphatase SSU72, with protein sequence MADLGFAVICSSNMNRSMEAHAFLSKKGFNVRSFGTGDKVKLPGPAPDKPNCYEFGTSYDDIYNDLLKKDKTLYTQNGLLHMLDRNRRIKPDPERFQVCKDKFDIIITCEERVYDQVLECLEARIPEENTPVHVINIDIQDNHEEATIGAFMICELAALLSGTEDLDNDIDELLHEFETKCQRNVLHCVQFY encoded by the exons ATGGCTGACCTTGGGTTTGCAGTGATTTGCTCTAGCAATATGAATCGCAGCATGGAGGCTCATGCTTTTTTAAG TAAAAAGGGCTTTAATGTGAGATCCTTTGGAACGGGAGACAAAGTGAAGCTACCAGGACCTGCTCCAGACAAACCCAACTGCTACGAGTTCGGAACATCCTACGATGATATATATAACGACCTTCTAAAAAAAGATAAAACACT ATACACCCAGAATGGTCTCCTTCACATGTTAGATAGAAATCGAAGAATCAAACCAGATCCTGAACGGTTTCAAGTGTGCAAAGACAAGTTTGACATTATAATTACATGTGAAGAACGAGTATATGATCAAGTTCTTGAAT GTTTAGAAGCACGAATTCCAGAGGAGAATACCCCAGTACATGTAATCAACATAGATATTCAGGATAACCACGAGGAGGCTACAATTGGTGCATTTATGATTTGCGAGTTAGCTGCTTTG ctttctggtacTGAAGATTTGGACAATGATATTGATGAACTTCTACACGAGTTTGAAACTAAGTGCCAGAGGAATGTACTTCACTGTGtacagttttattaa